TCCACTTTCAGCAAGACAAAAGGTAATAGAATTATTTAAGCATTCTCAAATTACATCTCACAACTAACTCTTGGAGATCTTAGtgttgtttattcaaaatcatttaaattgtgtttaacTCAACAAGTTAAGAAATTTTAccaggaataaattttcattcatagagtttaaaaaaggaaattacatcagctttcaaaattagtttcattTCTTTGCTTTAAGGTTAACcactaaaatttttcaaaatccaggACAATCATTTAGTAGAAAATTCAAGTTATTCTTGGAGTGTCAGTAATGATCCACCGATCGATTCTTCTTTGATCCAAATTTCAtctaaattgaacaaaaatattatttttaattaattttgaagttttggTCACTTTCTTCAAAtcctcgaatttaaaattattcacccatttttaaataatggaaacCCGAGAGATCCCTATCAAGCTCCGTCAATCGGCTATGGCGCAAGAAAGAATATTGTTCAATAAATGTTCttctaatttcttaaaaatgtcttgtgcaaaaattcttttaaaattcagtagTCTTGATTATTCATGATTCTTGTCAGATcgcacaattttaataagtaattcgacttctgaaaaaaaaaacatcagatggccttaattttaaagcttctaatataaaatttcagatgatcGGTTTGTGTTGAAAGAGATGAGTCAAAACGAGGCGCAGCTCTTCTTGGAGGTGGCGCCGCACTACTTAAATTACATCAGGAGTTGCCTTGAGTGCGGGCAGCCGACCTTGCTGGGCAAAATAGTCGGCGCTTTTCGTATTTCTAGCCGtggcatcagcagcagcacgtCTAACAAGACTCATTTGCTGGTGATGGAGAATTTGTTCTACGGCAGGAGCATCACACAGCGCTTTGATCTAAAGGGCTCTGTGCGGAATAGACTTGTGGAAACGTCCGGCCCAAACGCTCAAGGAGAGGAAATCGTGCTTTTGGATGAGAATCTGATCAAAAGTGAGTTTCttatcatttttctttaatatttaaattatgaggACATGCAAGATTAGCACAGAAACTTAATGGAAAAtcgtttttgatttttttttcgtttttttttacattttttctcgCCTACAGtcaaatattgtaaaattcgTCAATTAAATAagacaagaaaaattgttgttgcttttaaatttaattaaattagggttttataatacatatttatccCTAGGATCCCGAGGCCAATCTGATATTACGACGATTAGTTCAAATCTCAGGCGGAAAACTGGGAAGTTTGCTCCTTACGGGATTGCGCCAATAAAGTTCCGcgtaaaaagtattttctgtCCTCTCTGTGTAGTTAAAGATTCcttgttttaagtaaatgttGATCAAAGTTTAGCCAATTCATACAAATTTCTAGCTGGTGCTTGAACagattaaaacataaaaatgtacGGGACACATTTTCGTTTGCATTTTCCTGTACTTCTAGTGATTAagtaattttgtgcaaaaagcTACCATTTTGATCATTTCCAATTCATTCCAGTGTCCTGCGAGGCGCCATTGTACATCCAGCCGCACTGCAAGATGGTCCTGACCCTAGCCATTGAGAGAGACACGCAGTTTTTATCGTCACAGGCTGTGATGGACTACTCGCTTTTGGTGGGTCTTGACGAACAGAGAAAAGAACTTGTTCTCGGAATCattggtaaaattatttccactctCACTTAACccacattatttttcaaaattgtgatACAGATTACGTGCGCTTGTTTACGTGGGACAAGAAGCTGGAGACCATGGTCAAATCGTCGGGAATCCTGGGTGGCCACGGAAAAATGCCGACCATCGTGTCGCCTGAAGTGTATCGCGCTCGCTTTGTAGCTGCCATGCATCGCTACTTTCTGCCTGTTCCAGACCAATGGACCGGACTTGGCTCAGGGgtcttggaaatttaaattaacattcccagcaaaatgtatattatattcaactaaaacaacttaaattttctaggaaataaaaaaaattggaaatttactattttcatttctttcctGTGGAAAAAGGGAGTAGCTCTCTGTTatcatttattgtattttgaaattaaaaaccgatTTTAGAGCCCAAGAACGTGAAGATTTCCagccatatatttttttttaataaaaataaaaatattaatgtatttatacattttatatttcttgcaAGGAAACTCTTAGGATTCAACGTAAtagtttttggtgaaattattgaaattgtgtAGTATCCAACAAGTTAAAGAGGAATCACCAGGGagaaatttatgatttaaaagaaGATTAAATATCCTTGTTAAAAGTGacagaaatattgaaaatcattgcaaaaactgaaataatgaCACCGGTCAACgtaaatcaagtttttttttggaaaaataacagctatttaaaaatacacttgaatttttaaaaatttgtattttattgttcacCAGACAATATGTATTGATGTAGacttgaaaaatatcacaatgaCTTACAAGCTATATATTTATGATAATGTATATTCTTCTTTATTCTTGCTAATAGTCAATacagtaaaatgaaatatgtaattgttttttatttaattatctctTTTACTGTAATAACAAGcaagaataaattcaaatataaaagctGCAGTCTGTCACACGTTCTTGGCCTTTTCCACCTGCTTGTTACGCAGAATGTCAATGTAACTGAGTTCACTGCGCGCCATATTGATGCAGTCGGTGAAGTGGTTGACCTCGTAGCCCTTTACCAGGTTGTTGGACGGCCTGAAGTCGGCGTTGGCGTTGTCGAAGTTGGTCTCGGACACGCCGCACATCTCGCGCGCCGCGTGGTTCAGCTTCCGGAGGCGCTGCATGGCCTCGTGCATACGCACTTCGCCGAATTCGTGTTTGCGTCGATGGAAGAGCCGTTTGAAATGTTGGTAGAGCATTTGGTCGGCCCAAAGCCAGTCTCGCAGCAGGGCCCTCGTCTGCTCGTCGAGCGGTTGTTTGTACTGTGGAAAACGCACGTTCACCGGCAGGGCCACCATCGCCTCCAGGGGCCAGCACAGCGTCTCGCTCAGCAGCACCAGCGACGCGTCCAGATCCTCGGCCACCATCACCAGGTCGAATTCTTGCTCAATATCAGCGATTTTCTGCTTCACCTTGAACAAACaaagttgcaaattttatcatagggctgggaattttagacggttgaatatattttttaaagagaagcTTCCAAGTCACTTATTTTGgcgaggatttttttttatttgtaacatAATATAAAGGTTTACAACCTTGCATCCAGTTAACACATTTTAATGTCTTATTTGGTTTGAGGAATCCGAAAAACTCAGAACATGTGAATTATAGCAAAGtaaaagaaatattgcaattatataatttctttccaaCTATTTCTTGGcccaaaaacaataaatttcactcGTTACCCCTCTCAGAACGACTATGTTGGTccaaaattgacttaaaacatttataaGTTTCCCAAGTAGAAAAatcacataatatttttcattcctcaaatttttatttttaagaaaaacgaGTCATTTCGAGCTTATTAACTTAACAATGAGGGTGAAAATGCTTTCAACAAAGTTTTTAGACGGCACATTTTTAATGATGATTTTGGcgatttcgataaaaaaaaaacaacaatcaattccaaagatttgaaaattttggacgtGCTTTTGGTCCTTTTAGACAGTTATTAGTAGGCTTAATAATTCTACCGAAGAATTTTAGCACATCTTTGCAGTTTTAGGCAGCAAAATGCGCATGCAGCTTATAATGCTATTTAAGCATGTATAAAAGAGTTTTGATAACTTGAtgaagccatttttttaatttggaaagaattaatataataaaagcaagtgtgagaataaacaaataaacaattctTAAACTTAAATCTGAATAATGCAGTGTTTTTAAACTGTTCATAAGTGTGTGACAAAGCTTGGTCATGAGTTTTTCTTTGtccaactttgaaaaaatcctAGTTTCTtgatggttaaatttaattcaacgtTTCAATTAAGGTGTAGAATTCTGAATATGCTGCTTTCCTTTGAAATTCGCGTGTGGTGTGCAACAACTTAAACACGCCATAAATCATTTCGCCGGCCGCACGACTAGGATTTAACGGAATTCAGCATCAAGTTAAGAGTTAAGCCGCTTTACAAAATCGTTCCCGAAGTAAAAAGGGACGAGCGGCAAAAATTTCCGCCTTTTTGCACCTGCCctcattaataattcaacGGATTGCCAGCAAGAAAGAGTGCAGCCATACATCTTTCAAGAAAAGTACATCTCGTCTCGCGACGAGTCCCTAACTCActcatttcaaaatcaatacgCAGACAACAATAAGAGCTACGACACAAAGGACTTTTGCTTATTGAAAAAGCTGGGCTCAATCGACGAAAAGCGCAGACATATACGCTGAAAGCAGATGTTATCCGCCAGCCGTGAGTGCCCTTTGTGCTCTCCACTATAATTGGATATAATTAGGTCGATCTATTCATGCGCGAGTCTCCACATCCACAGCCACGACAGCTCTAAAGAACTCGCGGCCTGAATGGAAAAAGCGGCGCTGCAATAATAGGTACAAAAAGTTTTGTGTCCGTGGCAAGGAGTCGATTGCTTGCTTTCATGcgaagaatttttaacttaaatccATTCGAGAGCGCGAATACTTAGTTTCCACCCCGTTCCACTGACATTAATCTAGAGTGAGAGGCACATGTTGTAAATAAACGAAAATggcgaataaatttcaaggaaatatatatttaaatcaggATAAGCGGATaatgcaaatgaatttttaatcggAGAGGAACTATAAAAAACTATAGGGCTGCGtgtttaagttttttattcttgaaacAGTATGTTTTTTATCGTTGGATTAGTTTGTTTCGTTgtatatgtaaaatttatatctttcaTAGGAAGGATCTTGCACGTGAACTCTTTTTGGTGAATTGTGATTGTAAGTCGCAATTTCTCTATAAATATATAGCAAAATTTGGacattttaaactcaatttcaAGGCAATTTAcgttttgtttgtatttttttcttgttgatCTGGTCGAAATATTGAAGTTTAAGAGATTCAGGCGGTTGCAGAATCATAATTCCCAacgcgttttaattttatggttttgaTGAATTACTTGGTTGGAAAAAACACTGAATTTGAGTCAGTAAATTTGTCTCGCCACTGGAAACTGTAAATTTACACTCAAACTAATGAATTTCTCGTTGGCTCGATCCAATCACGCTTTCTCGTCAGTTTGGCGCAGAAAGAGAAGCGAAACGCTCGCAGCGCACCACAATACACACTCGCGCACTTTgataatttagattaatttcgctccactctgctgctGGCTAAATTATCCAAATGTctgctcattaaaattatctgctCGGCACTTTCACGCCAAAAGCGGGCAATATTCAGCTGCGATTAATGCCGCAATTAGCTGTGAGTACCGTACACAACAAAACACTCGCCTTCGTTGTGCCTCTGAGATTTGTTCACAGCCAGAGGCACAAAACGACGCACATTTCAGGATTGGATCTCAAATGGATTGGTTATCAccaattttgatcaaaaaatatttcatttgagcTATTAACCTAATTatctaaatgaaaattttttattttagtgtggttattgttttgattttattttatttaggaaCACTTGCAAATCccataaaatttgttgctgactaaattttatgtcaaacatgctttggaaattttcaacacaTATTTCGACTTTTGTTGATTACTGCATacagcattattttatttactgcaCGGTAAGAGCAGAATTCATAGCAGCTATATCtctagaaataaaatgtagcATTTTCTGAAACACACCtcgagattttttttcttagcaAACCATGTACAAACGTATGATTGCCATTGAATTTAAGATCCAtacctatttaaaaaaatgtccattTGTCCCAGatgatcataaatatttttaattatttttcctaaaatccATAGCAAAATTACCGAAAAAGTGCAGGTCAAGAGCTCAGAGGggaactgatttttttctaattttatttttattccattactggacatacaaaataattcatttttaggcccttaaaatattacgattaaatattttaaattaattcatacaTCTGAGAATACAACTGATGTCTCAACGTTGATTGAACTCtatacaaaatcaaaacaaacatcaGTTAAAGGGAATTCTTgagattttttctaattttgccattttttaagttttttagaCACACgtgttttttcattaaattcattaggttaattattgaaattgggatttgttaaaaaatctttttctttgAGTCAACTATGAttgtaaatgtaaattttgtgatgagagttgtgaaaaatatcacatcCAAAAGTGTGgtgcaagaaaaattacttgaatCTTCAAAATGGtgcaaaaatgtaataatcCTAGTGCGTGAAGCAGTTTTCCATTCTATTTCAGTAAACTGACAATCAGTGCAATTTGAGCCACATAAATTGTGTAAACTGGAAAGAAAAACGAGAAgtataaaatcaacaaaaatcgACATAGACACTGCCCTTTGTGCGGCGAAACAACATTAATGTGAAAAATGGCCCGCCCCCAACAAACATTTACTCGGAAAACAAAACGACGGTCTGGAAAATGTTGTGTGACATGCGATGTTGCAATTAAGCGCGTGTGTATCGATTCGGGACCCACGTATGTACATACGCGCGCGGCACAAACCACGAGGGTCAACAAAGCGACACAAACGTCACTCGTCGGAGGTCTACCCATTGGGTTTTAAGAGGGCAAAATGCATTCATAATTCATTGCAACGTTTGTTTTGCTTCCTCGCTGATTTGCATACCTTAGCGACCGAGTAAGAGTCTTTTTCTGGAAGCCCAAAGTCGTGCAGCATTTGATTGTGGCCCGAGTAGCCGGCGCCAACTGTCAGAAAGTCTTGGCTCCTCGTCGTGTTTAAAGAAACGGCTCGTGCAAACCTGAAAGTTTTTACattctcttaaaaaattaaattattccagcATCATCTGCATTGCTTTCTAAACTTTgttctgtaaaataaaaataattcttttttttgcttgctctaaatttgtaaattcaagttttttttaaatttttaacccatTGGAAAGCACGCAGTGACAGatttttaggatttaaattgatatacaaaatgataaatttaatatttttctttaatgtaCGTTCAGCaccgaaataattaaaaactctgCGAATAgggattcaattaaaatatagagaGATGTAAGTAAATATCCTACCTGTAGAGGCTCATTTTGAAGAGCTGATCCCACCTGGCGTATGTGTACAAAGACTCGAACAGGTCGACGGGATCCCTGACGATGCTGATAAAAGTGGCAGCAGGTCCCAACAAAGCCTGCACTTCTGCAAAATTCCACACTGTGTGCACGGCGAAAATGTCGTAGCCGATACCACTCCAGGGGACATCGGCAATCTAAACAACAGTTTATCCcgtgaattaaagaataatactgtgaattggtttgaaaggactgaaattgaaatgagtTGATtcgacagaaaaataaaaatgagaacgttttttaatttaaggtatgtgaattttagacgatcggctacttttttctgagcttccaactGTCGCAGGGTCATTTATGCAGCACTACACTTAAAATTGTCAGGATCCActaaatcgatttaaaatctgtgcaaaagttaattattttgagctcGTCACATAAATGtatccgttttttttttattttaggtctcatttaattttctaaaactcGTTCCAAGTGTAAAAAAGGTCATATTTACAAACATAATAGAGACCCGAGCATAATTAAATGAGTTTAACCGTCTAAAACTGACCATTTTAATCCTAGaaatcatctaaaattcacagccctacaTAT
The nucleotide sequence above comes from Cloeon dipterum chromosome X, ieCloDipt1.1, whole genome shotgun sequence. Encoded proteins:
- the LOC135946313 gene encoding galactosylceramide sulfotransferase-like; its protein translation is MSGGVSVGRVLGIAAAKRARLFCYLLLCSLILIFVAAHSRMSGGGDGGGMLPMCLPQTKVGFLKMHKCASSTVQNILFRYGEAHDLNFVLPSKNNYLGKEVPFNRTQIADVPWSGIGYDIFAVHTVWNFAEVQALLGPAATFISIVRDPVDLFESLYTYARWDQLFKMSLYRFARAVSLNTTRSQDFLTVGAGYSGHNQMLHDFGLPEKDSYSVAKVKQKIADIEQEFDLVMVAEDLDASLVLLSETLCWPLEAMVALPVNVRFPQYKQPLDEQTRALLRDWLWADQMLYQHFKRLFHRRKHEFGEVRMHEAMQRLRKLNHAAREMCGVSETNFDNANADFRPSNNLVKGYEVNHFTDCINMARSELSYIDILRNKQVEKAKNV